Proteins from a single region of Bacteroidota bacterium:
- a CDS encoding carboxypeptidase regulatory-like domain-containing protein, with amino-acid sequence MKQITTAFLLFISFAAFAQNEGEISGVVKDKDSHVGIPSAYMKLSQNGVKLNELVTSDNGEFVFKPLQPGKYDITIISLGYDTAQFNGLVVSARGLNFQEFELAYGLELLPVTILPSLVDADNPETGITISGNDLRDRAIDNALEGAAQAPAVQLSEKTGGISVGGSREDATLYVVDGVKVIGSLYVPMNAIKEINVITGGIPAAYGDFTGGIIEITTLGYSGAY; translated from the coding sequence ATGAAACAAATTACTACGGCATTTTTATTATTCATTTCATTTGCTGCCTTTGCACAAAATGAAGGTGAAATCAGCGGGGTTGTGAAAGACAAAGATTCACATGTAGGCATACCATCTGCTTATATGAAATTATCCCAAAACGGTGTTAAACTTAATGAATTAGTTACATCCGATAATGGTGAGTTTGTTTTTAAACCATTACAACCCGGTAAGTATGATATTACCATAATTTCACTTGGTTATGACACTGCGCAATTTAACGGACTGGTGGTATCTGCGCGTGGTTTGAACTTTCAGGAATTTGAATTGGCTTACGGTTTAGAATTGCTTCCGGTAACCATTTTACCTTCACTTGTTGATGCAGATAATCCTGAAACAGGAATAACTATTTCAGGTAATGATTTACGTGACCGTGCTATTGATAATGCTCTTGAAGGTGCTGCGCAAGCCCCAGCAGTACAATTAAGTGAAAAAACCGGCGGCATTTCCGTTGGGGGATCACGTGAAGACGCAACATTATATGTAGTAGATGGTGTTAAAGTAATCGGGAGTTTATATGTTCCAATGAACGCAATAAAAGAAATAAATGTAATTACAGGCGGAATACCTGCAGCTTACGGAGATTTTACCGGTGGTATTATTGAAATTACCACATTGGGTTATTCCGGCGCATATTAA
- the folK gene encoding 2-amino-4-hydroxy-6-hydroxymethyldihydropteridine diphosphokinase, which produces MMTEHIAYLLLGTNLGNRTENLSKATAAIRMFLGRVESQSHIYETEPWGKPHQPNFYNQAIKITTPCSPLETLHLIKQVEFLLGRDNAEKWAPRVIDIDILFFDAFAIESPVLTIPHAHIANRKFTLEPLMEIAPDLMHPVLNQSIRELYLSCNDELTVKAVDAVYQF; this is translated from the coding sequence ATGATGACGGAACATATAGCCTATTTATTGTTGGGCACAAATTTAGGAAACCGCACGGAGAATCTTTCTAAGGCTACAGCAGCCATTAGGATGTTTTTGGGACGGGTTGAAAGCCAGTCGCATATCTACGAAACGGAACCTTGGGGAAAACCACACCAGCCTAACTTCTACAATCAAGCCATTAAAATAACCACACCCTGTTCGCCACTCGAAACTTTACACCTTATTAAACAGGTGGAGTTTTTGCTTGGTCGCGACAATGCCGAAAAGTGGGCTCCGCGGGTGATTGATATCGACATCCTGTTTTTTGATGCCTTCGCTATCGAATCGCCGGTGCTTACCATACCACATGCGCATATCGCCAACAGGAAGTTTACACTCGAGCCGCTTATGGAAATAGCGCCGGATTTGATGCATCCCGTGCTGAATCAATCCATTCGTGAATTGTATTTGAGTTGTAACGACGAGCTGACTGTTAAAGCAGTGGATGCGGTTTATCAATTTTAA
- a CDS encoding aspartate carbamoyltransferase catalytic subunit, with product MSNLSVNHLIAIKDLQPEDIHLILNTADNFKEVLSRPIKKVPTLRDITIANIFFENSTRTRISFELAEKRLSADTINFAASGSSVKKGETLIDTVNNILAMKVDMVVMRHQSPGAPVLLSKHIKANIVNAGDGTHEHPTQALLDAYSIMEKLGEKQGKRLTDLKGVRVAIIGDILHSRVAGSNIHALKMLGADVTLCGPPTLMPKHIGLMGVKVSYDLKETLEWCDVANVLRIQLERQDIKFFPSLREYSLYYGINRELLDSLSKEIVIMHPGPINRGVEITSDVADSKQSIILQQVENGVAVRMAVLYLLAGRLD from the coding sequence ATGAGCAACCTGAGTGTCAATCATCTGATCGCAATTAAAGACCTTCAACCGGAAGACATTCATCTTATTTTAAATACCGCCGATAATTTTAAAGAAGTATTAAGTCGCCCTATTAAAAAAGTTCCTACATTACGCGACATCACTATCGCAAATATATTTTTCGAAAATAGTACCCGCACCCGAATTTCATTTGAATTAGCAGAAAAACGATTAAGCGCCGATACCATTAATTTCGCTGCATCAGGTTCATCCGTTAAAAAAGGTGAAACGCTAATCGATACCGTAAATAATATCCTCGCCATGAAAGTGGATATGGTGGTGATGCGACATCAAAGTCCCGGCGCACCGGTTTTATTAAGCAAACACATTAAAGCAAATATTGTAAATGCCGGTGATGGAACACATGAACATCCAACACAAGCATTATTGGATGCTTATAGTATCATGGAAAAGTTAGGCGAAAAACAAGGTAAACGATTAACCGATTTAAAAGGTGTTCGTGTTGCTATTATCGGTGATATTTTGCACAGCAGGGTAGCAGGTTCAAATATTCATGCTTTAAAAATGTTGGGGGCAGATGTTACTTTATGCGGACCACCAACATTAATGCCTAAACATATCGGCTTAATGGGCGTAAAAGTTTCTTACGATTTAAAAGAAACGTTAGAATGGTGTGATGTTGCAAACGTTTTACGCATACAACTCGAACGTCAGGATATTAAATTTTTCCCTTCTCTCAGAGAATATTCATTATACTACGGAATAAATCGTGAGTTGCTCGACTCATTAAGTAAAGAAATTGTAATCATGCACCCCGGCCCGATTAACAGAGGCGTGGAAATTACCAGTGATGTTGCCGACAGTAAACAATCCATTATTTTACAACAGGTTGAAAATGGTGTTGCAGTGAGAATGGCTGTTTTGTATTTGTTGGCGGGTCGTTTGGATTAA
- a CDS encoding T9SS type A sorting domain-containing protein, whose amino-acid sequence MKKINNLLYFIAITASVCFVIPTQDTEKEQETTADEWLYAQKTFPYGKIDQHAQRSAVNHMLTAHQQQKLFKTEADGEDWQFIGPYNIGGRVLDIDCPAGNKDVIYVATASGGVLKSTDRGDSWANIFDEQSTLSIGDIAIDPIDTATIYIGTGEPGNGVGSVTYDGNGIYKSTNSGATWTNIGLTTGGNTGRIAINPDNNQIIFAAMLGDLFQNTADRGIYRTENGGVSWEKVLYVNDSTGGIDVCVNPENPNIIYASTWERVRRFNRRDYAGTGSRIYRSEDGGDTWEMLTNGLPAGTNELSKITIAIAPTNPEIVYATIVGSNDKLKDIYKSTNGGDNWVALDCADEVETTSQDNWFGGVRVDPQDENIIYWIGFICSRSFDGGDTWELFAEDAHVDCHALYVHPTDDNFKIMGSDGGLFFTENDFNSYTTAQNIPITQLYTIDVMPGDTSKIIGGAQDNGSFIRDPSNYWSFANWGDGVSTKFVPVDDNSYYANYQYGGYFGFVGGSVMDLGGLPLGSDRFNWRSPLELNPLNPATIYFGGSKLYRSNDYGDFMLPVSDDLSNGSQGIGLTFGTIFTIHNSPADTNYIYVGTDDANVWKSEDYGDTWEKITDGLPYRYCMSIETDPLDAKIVYVTFSGFRWAESIAHIYKSTDAGETWLPIDGDMPDIPVNDIQVFHRNDTLGLVAATDVGVYYSYNDGVNWSALGTTMPIVSVYEMYYDAESNYIFAGTYGRGAWKMEMPVKTQQPIAINTLDIADFALYPNPASENLHIKLNGKSAETVAEIFTLNGTVVLTKTFNSTDLLNIDVSGIPPGTYMVKLSAEGKSVVKKLVVV is encoded by the coding sequence ATGAAAAAAATCAATAATCTCCTCTATTTCATTGCCATTACCGCTTCCGTTTGTTTCGTTATACCTACTCAGGATACTGAAAAGGAACAGGAAACTACAGCCGATGAATGGTTATATGCTCAAAAAACCTTCCCTTACGGTAAAATTGACCAGCATGCGCAGCGCTCAGCGGTAAACCACATGTTAACTGCGCATCAGCAGCAAAAACTGTTTAAAACTGAGGCTGATGGGGAAGATTGGCAATTTATAGGGCCGTATAATATTGGTGGGAGAGTGCTGGATATTGATTGTCCGGCCGGAAATAAAGATGTTATTTATGTGGCAACTGCCTCAGGTGGCGTGTTAAAATCAACCGACCGCGGTGATTCGTGGGCGAATATTTTTGATGAACAGTCTACCTTATCCATTGGAGATATTGCAATAGACCCAATCGATACCGCAACTATTTATATCGGAACCGGTGAACCCGGAAATGGTGTGGGTTCGGTTACGTATGATGGAAATGGTATTTATAAATCGACAAATTCAGGAGCGACATGGACCAATATCGGCTTAACTACTGGTGGTAACACAGGAAGAATTGCAATTAATCCCGATAATAATCAAATCATTTTTGCAGCCATGTTGGGCGATTTATTTCAAAATACTGCAGACCGTGGAATTTATCGCACCGAAAATGGTGGCGTTTCCTGGGAAAAAGTATTATATGTAAATGATTCAACCGGTGGAATTGATGTGTGTGTCAATCCTGAAAATCCGAATATTATATATGCTTCAACATGGGAAAGGGTTCGCAGATTTAATCGCAGAGATTACGCAGGCACCGGTTCACGCATTTACCGTAGCGAAGATGGTGGTGATACCTGGGAAATGCTTACCAATGGTTTGCCTGCAGGTACAAATGAATTATCTAAAATAACAATAGCGATTGCTCCAACAAATCCGGAGATTGTTTATGCAACAATTGTTGGTTCAAACGATAAATTAAAAGACATTTATAAATCAACAAATGGTGGCGATAATTGGGTCGCATTAGATTGTGCTGATGAAGTTGAAACTACCTCACAAGATAATTGGTTTGGTGGCGTAAGAGTTGATCCTCAGGATGAAAATATAATTTACTGGATTGGATTTATTTGTTCAAGAAGTTTTGATGGGGGAGATACATGGGAATTATTTGCTGAAGATGCTCACGTTGATTGCCATGCATTATATGTACATCCAACTGATGATAATTTCAAAATTATGGGAAGTGATGGCGGATTATTTTTTACTGAAAATGATTTTAATTCCTATACTACAGCACAAAATATTCCGATTACACAATTATATACTATTGATGTGATGCCTGGTGATACATCAAAAATAATTGGTGGCGCGCAAGACAATGGCAGCTTTATTCGCGACCCTTCAAATTATTGGTCTTTTGCAAATTGGGGTGATGGTGTGAGCACTAAATTTGTACCTGTTGACGACAATTCTTATTATGCGAATTATCAATACGGTGGTTATTTCGGATTTGTTGGCGGTTCAGTAATGGATTTAGGTGGATTACCACTTGGTAGCGATCGTTTTAACTGGAGAAGTCCACTGGAATTAAATCCCCTTAATCCAGCAACAATTTATTTTGGTGGAAGTAAATTATATCGCTCAAACGACTATGGTGATTTTATGTTGCCTGTCAGCGACGATTTATCAAACGGCAGTCAGGGAATCGGATTAACATTCGGAACCATTTTTACCATTCACAATTCACCTGCTGATACCAATTATATTTATGTGGGTACCGATGATGCCAACGTTTGGAAAAGTGAAGATTATGGTGATACTTGGGAAAAAATTACTGATGGTTTACCATATCGTTATTGTATGAGCATCGAAACCGATCCTTTGGATGCAAAAATTGTTTACGTAACATTTAGTGGTTTCAGATGGGCAGAAAGTATTGCACATATTTATAAATCAACTGATGCAGGTGAAACATGGTTACCAATTGATGGTGATATGCCGGATATTCCGGTAAATGATATTCAGGTTTTCCATCGTAATGATACATTGGGTTTAGTTGCTGCAACTGATGTTGGTGTATATTACAGTTATAATGATGGTGTTAACTGGAGTGCTCTTGGTACTACAATGCCAATTGTTTCTGTTTATGAAATGTATTACGATGCTGAATCGAATTATATTTTTGCCGGAACTTATGGTCGTGGTGCATGGAAAATGGAAATGCCGGTTAAAACCCAGCAACCAATTGCAATAAACACCCTCGATATTGCCGATTTTGCGTTATATCCTAACCCGGCATCCGAAAATTTACATATCAAATTAAATGGTAAATCAGCGGAAACTGTTGCGGAGATATTTACTTTAAACGGCACTGTGGTATTAACCAAAACATTTAATTCGACCGACCTCTTGAATATTGATGTGAGCGGCATTCCGCCCGGCACTTATATGGTAAAATTGTCGGCTGAAGGCAAATCTGTCGTTAAAAAGCTGGTTGTGGTTTAA
- the sppA gene encoding signal peptide peptidase SppA, with protein MKEFFRSFFAGLLALFVFSLLAFFLIAGIIGAVSKGFESEKAAVAANSVLKINTNYAIPEQTQSGMPAGLGLLGFDANQGVGLNDILASIKHAETDDHIKGIYIELGVNANSYATLQEIRDALEDFKTNSKKFVIAYGEVVTQSSFYIGSVADKIYLNPAGAIEFKGLSAQLTFYKGTLDKLGVKTQVFYDGKFKSATEPYRMQKTSDENRLQLEEFLNGLFDENLQEINASRNLSVEKYRLIADSLLAVFPKNAVSVGVVDELKYYDEVVAEIKTRCGLGADDELKFVGMNDYRSSFVIEKPKTSDGKIAIVYADGTIIDGSGENGYLGSKNFREMMEAVRKDKDIKAVVLRVNSPGGSAVASDVMWREIEVTKKEKPVIVSMGDYAASGGYMISCNANKIYAQPNTLTGSIGVFLIVPEITDFMSNKIGITFDTVNTSAHSDFPSITRPFSPTESKILQAGVDSTYLHFKQMVATGRNMSVDAVEAIAQGRIWTGVKAKEIGLVDEIGGIDEAMKGAMEMAGLKSYTVVEYPEQKSSILDEVILSLTEETKAQMQAEQLGILYPHYLAIKDLMGRPVMQARLPYEIMIR; from the coding sequence ATGAAAGAATTTTTCCGTTCGTTCTTCGCAGGCCTGCTTGCGCTGTTCGTGTTCAGTTTATTGGCTTTTTTCCTCATTGCCGGCATCATAGGTGCAGTATCAAAGGGGTTTGAATCGGAAAAGGCGGCTGTAGCAGCTAATTCTGTGCTGAAAATCAATACTAACTATGCCATTCCCGAGCAAACACAGTCGGGCATGCCGGCCGGTTTGGGGCTTTTAGGTTTCGATGCCAACCAGGGTGTCGGACTTAATGATATTCTCGCCAGCATAAAACATGCAGAAACTGATGATCATATTAAAGGTATATACATCGAATTAGGTGTTAACGCAAACAGTTATGCCACCTTACAGGAAATTCGTGATGCATTGGAAGATTTTAAAACCAACAGTAAAAAGTTTGTTATTGCTTACGGTGAAGTAGTAACACAAAGTAGTTTTTATATTGGTAGTGTTGCAGATAAAATTTATCTGAACCCCGCAGGTGCAATTGAATTTAAAGGATTAAGTGCGCAACTTACTTTTTATAAAGGAACACTCGATAAATTAGGTGTAAAAACACAGGTGTTTTATGATGGTAAATTTAAAAGTGCAACAGAACCTTATCGCATGCAAAAAACCAGCGATGAAAATCGTTTACAACTTGAAGAATTTTTAAATGGTTTATTCGATGAAAATTTGCAGGAAATAAATGCGAGCAGAAATTTATCTGTAGAAAAATATCGTTTAATTGCCGATAGTTTATTGGCGGTATTCCCTAAAAATGCAGTATCTGTAGGTGTTGTAGATGAATTAAAATATTATGATGAAGTTGTTGCAGAAATAAAAACACGTTGTGGTTTAGGCGCAGATGATGAATTAAAATTTGTGGGTATGAATGATTACCGTTCATCTTTTGTAATCGAAAAACCAAAAACTTCGGATGGTAAAATTGCAATAGTTTATGCTGATGGAACCATTATTGATGGGTCGGGAGAAAACGGTTATCTGGGATCAAAAAATTTCAGAGAAATGATGGAGGCTGTCAGAAAAGATAAAGATATTAAAGCAGTTGTTTTACGTGTAAATTCTCCGGGTGGTTCTGCAGTTGCCAGTGATGTGATGTGGCGTGAAATTGAAGTTACCAAAAAGGAAAAACCTGTTATAGTTTCCATGGGCGATTATGCTGCCAGTGGTGGATATATGATATCCTGCAACGCCAATAAAATATATGCACAACCGAATACATTAACAGGCAGCATTGGTGTGTTTTTAATTGTTCCTGAAATTACTGATTTTATGAGCAATAAAATCGGAATAACATTTGATACTGTGAATACTTCAGCACACTCGGATTTTCCATCTATAACCCGTCCGTTTTCACCAACTGAAAGCAAGATATTACAAGCCGGCGTGGATTCAACGTATTTACATTTTAAACAAATGGTAGCGACAGGCAGAAATATGTCGGTAGATGCAGTGGAAGCCATTGCCCAGGGCCGCATCTGGACAGGAGTGAAGGCAAAAGAAATTGGTTTGGTTGATGAAATTGGTGGTATCGATGAAGCGATGAAAGGGGCTATGGAAATGGCAGGTTTAAAATCGTATACCGTGGTGGAATATCCTGAGCAAAAATCGAGTATTCTGGATGAAGTTATTTTAAGTTTAACAGAAGAAACCAAAGCACAAATGCAAGCTGAACAATTAGGGATTTTATATCCGCATTATTTAGCTATAAAAGATTTAATGGGTCGCCCGGTTATGCAGGCGCGATTACCGTATGAAATTATGATTCGCTAA
- a CDS encoding deoxynucleoside kinase — protein sequence MDYRIITVEGNIGSGKTSFARQLAEEINAKLILETFADNPFLQKFFVKQEDYALGMEMFFMAERYEQLNRELNEQELFQQHYVIDYLFNKSLLYARVNLDDTEFNLYQKIFNILNPKTRKSDMVIYLHSDLDRLVSNIQKRGREFEQTVKKDYLKKIENVYFEHFRQNTDQKTLILDVSDADFVANATDFKKMLSILAENHAVGVHRFKI from the coding sequence ATGGACTACCGCATAATTACTGTTGAGGGCAATATTGGCTCCGGGAAAACTTCTTTTGCGCGCCAATTGGCCGAGGAAATTAATGCGAAACTGATACTGGAAACCTTTGCAGACAATCCGTTTCTCCAAAAGTTTTTTGTGAAACAGGAAGATTATGCCCTGGGCATGGAGATGTTTTTTATGGCCGAACGTTATGAGCAGCTCAATCGCGAACTGAACGAACAGGAGCTGTTTCAACAACATTATGTAATCGACTACCTTTTTAACAAATCGCTGCTGTATGCCCGCGTAAACCTTGATGACACCGAATTTAACCTCTACCAGAAGATATTTAATATTTTAAACCCGAAAACGCGCAAAAGTGACATGGTAATTTACCTGCATTCTGATTTGGACCGACTGGTTTCCAATATTCAGAAAAGAGGTCGCGAATTCGAGCAAACAGTGAAAAAAGACTATCTGAAGAAGATAGAAAACGTTTATTTTGAGCACTTTAGGCAAAATACCGACCAAAAAACACTGATTCTGGACGTTAGTGATGCTGATTTTGTTGCCAATGCAACCGATTTCAAAAAAATGTTATCAATACTTGCTGAGAATCATGCAGTTGGGGTGCATCGATTTAAGATTTAA
- a CDS encoding T9SS type A sorting domain-containing protein, translated as MRKIISTLIVFAFILTTALVAQVPLNTFVGPTSMPSDDDPICTIPIYPDVTTNLEGPLEGELVHDFKLYTLEGDSVQLSGVLNDGKPILLIGCNYTCYVFRGKIDVINEMQAMYGDLINIFLMYTVEAHPVIDFSPYFGYENVGADNYAEGILYRQPLTYGERKLIVSDMLANEDIDVPVLIDGPCNDVWMNYGTAPNPAWLIAPDGIVYDAQKWFNKEPDNMYASIDELLGIVGTGTYTPEGTFDAEDEGEEIYYGTVDNMIAAHITFTNTSDDNVLIDFVRESEDIPAGWYTSLCTELCYSPSVDSTTVYLTPGQSEEVRIDFFTDGTPAEGNVTLSCTNHYDPTNNYTFTINASSIAATNIENNQIHFTTLFPNPANAGSVIHFDDMHVVDANPVLYGMDGKPIANLTRLNSGDYILPEVATGLYYIQIIAENNIYLSSVTITN; from the coding sequence ATGCGAAAAATTATATCTACCCTTATTGTATTTGCTTTTATATTAACTACTGCTTTGGTTGCTCAGGTTCCGTTAAACACTTTTGTAGGACCAACAAGCATGCCTTCAGATGATGATCCGATTTGTACGATTCCTATTTATCCTGATGTAACTACTAATTTGGAAGGACCACTGGAAGGTGAATTAGTACACGATTTTAAATTATATACTTTAGAAGGTGACTCCGTGCAATTAAGCGGTGTTTTAAATGATGGTAAACCGATTTTATTGATTGGTTGTAATTATACCTGTTATGTTTTTCGTGGCAAAATTGATGTGATTAATGAAATGCAGGCAATGTATGGCGATTTAATTAATATCTTTTTAATGTATACCGTAGAAGCACATCCGGTTATTGATTTCAGCCCGTATTTTGGTTACGAAAATGTTGGTGCAGATAATTATGCAGAAGGTATTTTATATCGTCAGCCCTTAACTTATGGTGAACGCAAATTAATTGTGAGCGATATGCTTGCTAACGAAGATATTGATGTGCCCGTTTTAATTGATGGTCCATGTAACGATGTTTGGATGAATTATGGCACTGCGCCAAATCCTGCATGGTTAATTGCACCTGATGGAATTGTTTATGATGCACAAAAATGGTTTAATAAAGAACCGGATAATATGTACGCCTCTATTGATGAATTATTAGGCATCGTTGGAACCGGCACATACACACCCGAAGGAACTTTTGATGCAGAAGATGAAGGTGAAGAAATTTATTATGGCACAGTAGATAATATGATTGCTGCACATATCACATTTACCAATACAAGCGATGATAATGTATTGATTGATTTTGTTCGCGAAAGTGAAGATATTCCTGCAGGATGGTACACTTCATTATGCACCGAATTATGTTATTCTCCAAGTGTTGATTCAACAACAGTTTATTTAACACCAGGCCAATCGGAAGAAGTGCGTATCGATTTTTTCACGGATGGAACACCTGCTGAAGGAAATGTAACATTATCCTGCACCAATCATTACGACCCGACTAATAATTATACATTTACCATAAATGCATCCAGCATTGCTGCAACTAATATTGAAAATAATCAGATTCATTTTACAACATTATTTCCAAATCCTGCAAATGCCGGAAGTGTAATTCATTTTGATGATATGCATGTTGTAGATGCAAATCCGGTTTTATACGGAATGGATGGCAAACCAATTGCAAACCTTACAAGATTAAATTCAGGCGATTATATATTGCCGGAAGTAGCAACCGGACTATATTATATTCAAATAATTGCTGAAAACAATATATACCTGTCCTCAGTTACAATTACAAACTGA
- the pyrR gene encoding bifunctional pyr operon transcriptional regulator/uracil phosphoribosyltransferase PyrR — protein sequence MQSRIILDSQKFQLTIERLCHQLIENHGDFSNACLIGVQPRGVSLAERILAKLEELLPGVKIKYGVLDATFYRDDFRHHEKPLLAEETDIDFVIKGKNVILIDDVFYTGRTIRSALDALLDFGRPEKIELLVLIDRRLSRHVPITPDYVGKTIDAVTSEKVRVEWSENRNEDKVWIIPYKE from the coding sequence ATGCAAAGCCGCATTATATTAGATAGTCAGAAATTCCAGCTCACCATTGAGCGGCTTTGTCATCAGTTAATAGAAAACCATGGCGATTTTTCCAATGCCTGCCTCATAGGAGTGCAGCCACGCGGTGTTTCACTGGCAGAAAGGATTTTGGCCAAACTGGAAGAATTACTCCCCGGCGTTAAAATTAAATACGGTGTTTTAGATGCTACTTTTTATCGCGATGATTTCCGTCATCACGAAAAACCACTTTTAGCAGAAGAAACGGATATCGATTTTGTGATAAAAGGAAAAAATGTCATTTTAATTGATGATGTTTTTTATACCGGAAGAACAATTCGCAGCGCTTTAGATGCATTACTGGATTTCGGCAGACCGGAAAAAATAGAATTGCTGGTTTTAATCGACCGACGATTAAGTCGCCACGTGCCAATAACCCCCGATTATGTCGGCAAAACCATTGATGCCGTTACTTCCGAAAAAGTAAGAGTGGAGTGGAGCGAAAACAGAAACGAAGATAAAGTTTGGATTATACCTTATAAAGAATAA